In Falco naumanni isolate bFalNau1 chromosome 23 unlocalized genomic scaffold, bFalNau1.pat SUPER_23_unloc_1, whole genome shotgun sequence, one DNA window encodes the following:
- the LOC121081951 gene encoding ribosome-binding protein 1-like: protein QEKPNGKVPEAHQSAPVVSSVTIKKSNVLPAHEEQKHNGPVKKAAASKKSEPAPADSDGPLYLPYKTLVSTVSSTVFSEGEAQQLIEILTEKAGIVQDTWHAAKQKGDPVTVLKRQLEEKEKQLATKQEAAAAARNKVEELSQELAAERAKATAVEGKLKEQLLAREQEMAAVQARMQASYQDHVSETQQLQGKIRTLQEQLENGPDTQLARLQQENSILSDAFCRVRSQMESKQNAEVARLQEWCGKLMNELSEKSEVLQQEKQLRKSWKMKVAALERQMEQLQEKLGKKKRKNQGQAASELQERPKVTQDQLAKGRMTKCKEQLQETGEEDSLKEGTSV from the exons caagagaaacCTAACGGAAAGGTCCCCGAGGCACACCAAAGTGCTCCAGTGGTCAGCTCTGTCaccataaagaaaagcaatgttctTCCAGCCCATGAGGAGCAGAAGCATAATGGACCTGTCAAGAAGGCGGCTGCATCCAAGAAGAGCGAGCCAG cacctgcgGACTCGGATGGGCCCCTCTACCTGCCCTACAAGACGCTTGTGTCCACTGTCAGCAGCACGGTGTTCAGTGAGGGGGAGGCCCAGCAGCTCATCGAGATCCTGACGGAGAAAGCGGGCATCGTCCAGGACACCTGGCACGCG GCCAAGCAGAAGGGTGACCCTGTCACTGTCCTGAAACgccagctggaggagaaggagaagcagctcgCCACtaagcaggaggctgcagccgCTGCCAGAAACAAGGTGGAGGAGCTGAGTCAG GAGCTGGCGGCCGAGCGGGCCAAGGCGACGGCCGTGGAGGGCaagctgaaggagcagctgctggcccgCGAGCAGGAGATGGCAGCGGTGCAGGCACGCATGCAGGCCAGCTACCAGGACCATGTCAGCGAAacgcagcagctgcagggcaag ATCCGcaccctgcaggagcagctggagaatgGCCCCGACACGCAGCTGGCTcgcctgcagcaggagaactCCATCCTGAGCGATGCCTTCTGCCGGGTCAGAAGTCAGATGGAGAGCAA GCAAAACGCTGAGGTGGCCAGGTTACAGGAGTGGTGCGGCAAGCTGATGAACGAGCTCTCTGAGAAgtcagaggtgctgcagcaagagaagcagctgaggaagagctggaagatgAAAGTGGCAGCCTTGGAGAGGcagatggagcagctgcag gaaaaactaggaaaaaaaaaaagaaagaaccagGGCCAGGCAGCAAGCGAACTACAGGAGCGACCGAAGGTTACCCAGGaccaactggccaaagggagaATGACGAAGTGTAAAGAACAGCTTCAGGAAACG gggGAAGAGGACAGTTTGAAGGAAGGGACTTCAGTCTGA